From the genome of Triticum aestivum cultivar Chinese Spring chromosome 3B, IWGSC CS RefSeq v2.1, whole genome shotgun sequence, one region includes:
- the LOC123071377 gene encoding fasciclin-like arabinogalactan protein 4, producing MGRGSPPAPRLAPGLLALLAAALLLLPAPAAGVNVTAVLAAFPGFSDFARLLASSPVAAELAGRSSLTLLVVPNANLPRSPSAFAAAAGADLADVLRYHVLLEYLSPSDLARVPASGRLVTTLFQTTGRAPSDLGAVNLTAAGSAVVVRSPSPSPGSNATVLGAVTREPYNLSVLAVGGLIVPSGFDIAASGSESRPSPAVNITRVLTDARGFNVAASMLEASGVADDFEADERGAGITIFVPTDDAFAALPATDRLQSLPADRKAVVLRFHVLHSYYPLGSLESIVNPVQPTLATECTEAGRFTLNITRFNGSVAIDTGVVQASITRTVFDQNPVAVFAVSKVLLPKEMFGRGNTINPGATTPPAAMTPDGPRTPPTKLSSPPALHGQDSKPSSAPARNANWWCIGLVCLLLPLV from the coding sequence ATGGGGAGAGGCTCCCCTCCCGCCCCACGCCTCGCGCCCGGGCTGCTGGCCCTGCTCGCcgccgcgctgctgctgctgcccgcCCCGGCCGCCGGGGTCAACGTGACGGCCGTGCTCGCGGCGTTCCCCGGCTTCTCCGACTTCGCGCGGCTGCTGGCGTCCTCCCCGGTGGCCGCGGAGCTGGCGGGGCGGTCGTCGCTCACGCTGCTGGTCGTGCCCAACGCCAACCTGCCGCGCTCGCCCTCCGCCTTCGCCGCGGCCGCCGGCGCCGACCTCGCCGACGTGCTGCGCTACCACGTCCTCCTCGAGTACCTCTCCCCGTCCGACCTCGCCCGCGTCCCCGCCTCCGGGAGGCTCGTCACCACGCTCTTCCAGACCACCGGCCGCGCGCCCTCCGACCTCGGCGCCGTCAACCTCACGGCTGCCGGCTCCGCCGTCGTCGTCCGCTCGCCGTCCCCATCCCCGGGGTCGAACGCCACCGTCCTCGGCGCCGTCACCAGGGAGCCGTACAACCTCAGCGTGCTCGCCGTGGGCGGCCTCATCGTGCCCTCCGGCTTCGACATCGCCGCGTCCGGCTCCGAGAGCCGCCCGTCCCCGGCGGTGAACATCACCCGCGTCCTCACCGACGCGCGGGGGTTCAACGTGGCCGCCTCCATGCTCGAGGCCTCTGGCGTCGCGGACGACTTCGAGGCCGACGAGCGCGGCGCCGGCATCACCATCTTCGTCCCCACCGACGACGCCTTCGCGGCCCTCCCGGCCACCGACCGCCTCCAGTCCCTCCCCGCCGACCGCAAGGCCGTGGTGCTGCGCTTCCACGTGCTGCACTCCTACTACCCGCTGGGGTCCCTCGAGTCCATCGTGAACCCCGTCCAGCCCACGCTCGCCACCGAGTGCACCGAGGCCGGCCGCTTCACCCTCAACATCACGCGCTTCAACGGCTCCGTCGCCATCGACACCGGCGTCGTGCAGGCGTCCATCACCCGCACGGTGTTCGACCAGAATCCCGTCGCGGTCTTCGCCGTCTCCAAGGTCCTGCTGCCCAAGGAAATGTTCGGCCGCGGGAACACCATTAACCCCGGAGCTACGACCCCTCCAGCCGCCATGACACCAGACGGCCCGCGGACGCCGCCGACGAAGCTGTCCTCCCCACCGGCCCTGCATGGCCAGGACAGCAAGCCGTCATCAGCACCAGCAAGAAACGCGAACTGGTGGTGTATAGGATTGGTCTGCCTGCTCCTACCTCTGGTATGA
- the LOC123065912 gene encoding uncharacterized protein, with the protein MAHEDGWPLGLGALNPGAGAVRSLGSSSSTAAFTPSHCVSSVASSDLDTESAWSLPRAGGGGGGGGITLAALIGLVDAMESRRSRRRGERASRSGKLRALLLSLCLRSHLENGGGAAPSLGQFLEMERRASGSSGHLHRMLPWNRA; encoded by the exons ATGGCCCATGAG GACGGCTGGCCTCTTGGACTGGGCGCCCTGAATCCGGGAGCCGGAGCGGTCAGGAgcctcggctcctcctcctccaccgcggcATTCACCCCGTCCCACTGCGTCTCGTCCGTCGCTTCCTCTGATCTGGACACAGAG TCGGCATGGTCTTTGCcgcgcgctggcggcggcggcggcggcggcggcatcacgCTGGCGGCCCTGATCGGCCTGGTGGACGCCATGGAGAGCCGGCGCAGCAGGCGCCGGGGCGAGAGGGCGAGCAGGAGCGGCAAGCTGCgggcgctgctgctctcgctctgcCTCCGGAGCCACCTGGAGAACGGTGGCGGCGCGGCGCCGTCGCTCGGCCAGTTCCTCGAGATGGAGAGGAGGGCTAGCGGGAGCAGTGGCCATCTCCACAGGATGCTTCCGTGGAACCGTGCCTGA
- the LOC123071376 gene encoding epsin-3 translates to MDAPFFHELRRQASSYLTGKIRSARLALTDVTPTQLMTEEATNGDASPPNAKTMSLIAREAFEIDEYLRISDILHTRLATFDRRQWREPYKALLLLEHLLTHGPRSVALEFQKDRAVIQQMATFQHIDERGFNWGLTVKGKSERVLKLLERGPFLEEERERARKVAREIKGFGSFNLSSSGGSRAAPPVYSRSHSRYEDRPWKEEDGEEEDKENLVSRPDPRSVREEVAEELHHRHPFHGFGQQRQPEAMLLLSQ, encoded by the exons ATGGACGCGCCCTTCTTCCACGAGCTCCGGCGGCAGGCCTCGTCCTACCTCACCGGCAAGATCCGCTCCGCGCGGCTCGCGCTCACCGACGTCACCCCGACGCAGCT GATGACTGAGGAGGCGACGAACGGCGACGCGTCGCCGCCGAACGCCAAGACGATGAGCCTCATCGCGCGGGAGGCGTTCGAGATCGACGAGTACCTCAGGATCTCCGACATCCTCCACACCAG GCTGGCGACGTTCGACAGGAGGCAGTGGCGGGAGCCGTACAaggcgctgctgctgctggagcACCTCCTGACGCACGGCCCCCGCAGCGTGGCCCTGGAGTTCCAGAAGGACCGGGCCGTCATCCAGCAGATGGCCACCTTCCAGCACATCGACGAGAGAGG TTTCAACTGGGGCCTGACGGTGAAGGGCAAGTCGGAGCGGGTGCTAAAGCTGCTGGAGCGGGGGCCgttcctggaggaggagcgcgagcgGGCGCGCAAGGTGGCGCGCGAGATCAAGGGCTTCGGCAGCTTCAacctcagcagcagcggcggctcGCGCGCGGCGCCGCCGGTGTACTCGCGCAGCCACTCGCGGTACGAGGACCGGCCGTGgaaggaggaggacggcgaggaggaggacaaggagaacctgGTGTCCCGGCCCGACCCGAGGAGCGTGCGcgaggaggtggcggaggagctGCACCACCGCCACCCGTTCCACGGCTTCGGGCAGCAGCGGCAGCCGGAGGCGATGCTGCTGCTCAGCCAGTGA